aatattccttttATAGACATATCCTCATATGGGCTTAAACTGCGCGTCTTAACAACAGCTTTCAGGGAAACAAAAGTTTACTTAAATTAGTctaatttggtgaaaatatttcgaaagtcACAAATTTGTAACACACAAGTCAcacttcgcaggctaaaattttaattcttgttggtatgaaagcactaggtctcctgagtattagaaaatttatagactgatttgttaccgcaaaatGTAGCCAACACAACTAACTTTATGCCTAAGAAATGAAGAActttgtaacgcaactaaccctgGAGTTACCCTGTTATATGTGGCATATGTGGAATAAATTCATGTCGATTTTCAATTATcataattttgcttttaacGTTAAAAATGTGTGCATTTCTTCAATTGTACTGAATCAATCATTATTCcaaccttttttttaagtagAATGAATGGAAGCAAATAAAATCTTGGATATCTTTTCAATAACATAATTTCAACAAAGGCagcaaatatttaattcaaacatTAAGTTATGAATTCATTAATGATTGCTGTTAATATTTCgataataaaaaagtaaataaaataaaacaaaagatgGAAAATCTATTTAATATTAGCAAAATGTATATGAACTGTACACAAGCTGCCCGTGTAAATATTTCTgctgtaatttatttattttcaacagaataatatttacaatttaatagttaacaaattattcaaatttcagattacaatttttttttaataatataaaACCATCGACAATGCAACGTCTATTTGCTGTATGAATACGAATACATATTggaattgattaatttttgacataaacaataatcaataaattattattttacggTTATCTCGGTTACATATAACTTAtgtaaatttactgaaaatgtaaattatgcGCTCCAGTCAATTTATATTCCTGccgttttactttttttttatttatttttattttttcataagAATTAATAAATTCATGACAATTTATTCGAAAGTGTCACGCAAACCGCGTTCGGTTGTGctatagaaataaaaaaaaagattttttaaataaatatttattgaaagtgGATTAAATTGATATATAATTGAGGTTCGGGGATGTCATTCCATAGATATAAATAATGTTGAGTTTAGATTAATCGAAGGTACCGAAGgtaattgaaataattaaactTTCAGTAATTATGTTCTGtcggaaaattcaaaatggaaagtgagAGTGGGGTTCCCAACCGTTTTATTTTTAGAGTACATAACATCGTTAATACTTTTTACCTTCTTTTGCAAGACCGCTATAACAGTACTCTTTGTACTCTTTTTCAAATCTACTTTCTACGTAGAAAGTTATAACAATTTATGGCAAAAGCCTTTTTTTTGAATCAGCTGCCGAACACTCCATCTGTTTAAGTAATAGTACCCTTTTGTAGCCTTTTTAATTACTGTACACTTTTCAGGCACGCACCTCTATACGCTTCTATGCACCATACGGCGAAAACTAAAGTCGGCTCGTCTGACACCCCCACTCGTGATATTCTTAGGTCACCCATTGTTcactcaaaattttaaattttgcggaGCGCTTCCGACGTGAATTTGCGATAAGTTTTACAGTCTTTGAAAGTGGATGGTTATACTTTCTTATGAGATGCCTAAAAGTAATGATAATTTTCATGAAGGGTTATGCACAAATGACGTCAAGcgattttgtatttaatttgatACACATTCTCCCACatcgtcaaataaaaagtgACAAATTAAACGCCCACATAAACAATTGCCATCGTCTGATGGAAAACTTGTGGACATGGATGCATGGATATGAATGCCACTTTGAAAGACTCAAATCCACGGTCTGTATCACAAAGTAGTAATGCCAGTCGGTGACATACCACACAACCGAAtggtatttaaaaattaaattggttGTATTTAGTAACTACCATCTGATATCATAAAATTGCAATCAGATGGTATTAGTGCAAAATAAATGGCTTGTCACCTTTTTGGTaacgaaatggaaatattttttttgtgcgtAGCGTTAACAACTATAACAACTGATCTGATAATGATCCAACGATAATTTGTTACTGAAAAACTTGTAACCCTTCTAGTACTTCCAGAACAGTGAGTAGCTCGAACAATACACCAAAGGATATTCGATGattttaacgttgcgaattggcaacggGCCGTTAGAATAACATATGAgtgagttttatttttagtccCCTTTCAATCAAGAACATTTTACTGTTTCATCAAACAACAACGTCAACCAGAATGCAatgttatttcatttcaaaatgatcaaaaacAACTGATCTGTATGATGATTTAACAATAATTTGTTCGTGACCTAGTGACCTATCTCAAATCGATAAGGGAAATGATGTCTTTTCTCCCATCGCTATATAAACGGAGGTATACAATCTAGGAAATGTTGCTTGTCATTAAAGTTGTGTTCTAGTGTTAAGATCAATCAGTGAAacgttaatttgaaattatggcACAGTTTAGGCTAACGATTTTTACTTTGATAATAATTGGTGTGCTTCAGGTACGTAAGACACATCTACTAAAAAAGGCGCCGAGAATTtactttgaatttaattaatcgAGGTTTACACCAATCCTATTTCTACTGAAGAAGAAACCGATGTATCGAAGCTATTCTCAGCCGATGAATTACAGCGAGCAAAGGATGCTGGATTACCAGTTCAACGATTAGTTGAAGGTTACTTTAACTATGGTTTCACATTCGAAGATATGATGAAATTACAACAATTGCAAAACAGTATGAAAGCACCGAAGAAGGCGGTCACCCCTGAAGATATGGTTTGATGTAGAAAAAGCCAGGAAAATGATCAGAAtccctaatttttgtttccgttTCAAGTACCCTGTTTGTCAAATATTTCTTCCTGAACTAAAAATGGCAGCAAGTTATACAAGCGCTCAGGAAGCATACTTGTCGAAGTTACTTGCAGCCATAAACCGCTTCGAGGACAAACACGATCATATTAGATTTCTTGTAATATTTTGCGTTTTTTCCTGTCGCAGAGAATCAGTATCCAATGATTCGTTTTGGCATCATTTCAGGAAACGACAGTTTGCAGTTATTTAGGTCGACCGGATTTGTTTGATATGGCGGCTAATGCATTCGGTTTGACTGTGGTTCCTTACATGCAAATGCGTTTCATGGCAATGAAAGCTGAAAAAGCTAAAGGAACTGGTCGTGTTAAAGTTGTTGTGAGTGTTGATCGTTTTGTTGATCGTTTCCGAATTTAGATTTTTCTCCGAAATTTTGATATCTTTCTTTCGTACATTAATATCAGAAACAAATGTGCTGCCTAAATAAACACCGAGATGAAGCAGTCATGTTGGGTCAATCAACATTCACTGCCTTACCCGATGAAGAAATGAACGCATTTGCCGAACATTGGGATCAATTCGAAATTGCAAATACATTGAAATCATTTGTAATATTGCCTTATGTCGTCCGTGCTTTTCGGTTAtgagaaacaaaaatgtttctttgcaGGAAAACATCTGTAAATTCCTAGATACCAAAGATCAGACTAACGATGAATGTGTGGTAGCCATACCAGTACCAAATGCTGCAGATCAGGAATAGGTTGATATGTACTTATAGTACGAGGCCATAATTAGCAATAAATGAATGGAGACAGTTGTCGCAACGAAAAAaagaatgttttttaaatcttttaattttttttccatacaGAGCTTTTTTGCGCTTCTTTTGGTTATACATAAGctcttgtgatatatcaagcGAAAAGCGTCTTATCTCATTGAAAATTTGCAACGTTTCACCGTTTGTTACAGCGTTAATCAACAATAACAACTGATCGGTAATCGGATAGTGATCTAtcgataatttgtttttactgaaaatgttttgacctCGCCAGCACTTTCAGTACATTATAGGGAAGTGAGATTCGCAGTGTTA
Above is a genomic segment from Bradysia coprophila strain Holo2 chromosome IV unlocalized genomic scaffold, BU_Bcop_v1 contig_106, whole genome shotgun sequence containing:
- the LOC119070814 gene encoding uncharacterized protein LOC119070814; the encoded protein is MAQFRLTIFTLIIIGVLQVYTNPISTEEETDVSKLFSADELQRAKDAGLPVQRLVEGYFNYGFTFEDMMKLQQLQNSMKAPKKAVTPEDMYPVCQIFLPELKMAASYTSAQEAYLSKLLAAINRFEDKHDHIRFLETTVCSYLGRPDLFDMAANAFGLTVVPYMQMRFMAMKAEKAKGTGRVKVVKQMCCLNKHRDEAVMLGQSTFTALPDEEMNAFAEHWDQFEIANTLKSFENICKFLDTKDQTNDECVVAIPVPNAADQE